One genomic segment of Dysosmobacter sp. Marseille-Q4140 includes these proteins:
- a CDS encoding tripartite tricarboxylate transporter TctB family protein — MKKYNTITGIIFLIISIGAYAIGTSFVAKLPTDPLGPAWWPECLSIAMGIFSVLLILQGILTPKEKEKPAPIQFKSEGFHRVMKLSGVLIIFAVITYVVGIYIGLLLMVPTVMYLLGERKKPVMAIFSVGTCVFVYVVFKLLLMVPLPTGLVFN, encoded by the coding sequence GTGAAAAAATATAATACCATTACGGGAATTATTTTCTTAATTATTTCCATTGGCGCCTACGCCATTGGCACGTCATTTGTGGCAAAACTTCCCACTGACCCTTTAGGACCCGCTTGGTGGCCTGAATGCCTTTCCATTGCTATGGGCATTTTCTCTGTACTTTTGATTTTGCAAGGAATCCTTACGCCCAAGGAGAAGGAAAAACCCGCTCCCATTCAATTCAAATCAGAAGGCTTTCACCGTGTCATGAAGCTCAGCGGTGTTTTGATTATATTCGCCGTCATCACCTATGTGGTGGGTATCTACATCGGCCTGCTGCTGATGGTACCTACGGTCATGTATCTGTTGGGAGAACGTAAGAAACCGGTTATGGCCATCTTTTCGGTGGGTACGTGCGTGTTTGTGTATGTAGTTTTCAAGCTGCTGCTGATGGTACCTCTGCCCACGGGCCTGGTATTTAACTGA
- a CDS encoding tripartite tricarboxylate transporter substrate binding protein, whose protein sequence is MENVAGSGGMVGCEQVATAKADGYTLVAMSCDLPLNRALGVTDMVAEEAFIPLCRTQNEPYAIIVRSDSEIQSLEDMVEVAQSGPEALSIGITGIGTGNGLACLTFQDYFDCTLKLVPFDSAADAMVAVVNGQVDMTINSAVSAAGQVEAGELKIIGVTANEKSPTMPEVPALGEVFDEAAEMAVYSWITIAAPAGTPDEVVTYLNELLNTACKSDEYAAAVEGFYMTPQPLDTIDEMIDYWKTQYEYYVYALGDQAAG, encoded by the coding sequence GTGGAAAACGTCGCCGGCAGCGGCGGTATGGTTGGCTGCGAGCAGGTGGCAACCGCCAAGGCTGACGGGTATACGCTGGTTGCAATGTCCTGCGACCTCCCGCTGAACCGTGCGCTGGGTGTTACCGACATGGTGGCCGAAGAGGCCTTCATTCCCCTCTGCCGCACGCAGAACGAGCCGTATGCCATCATTGTCCGCAGCGATTCTGAGATCCAGTCCCTGGAGGATATGGTGGAAGTAGCGCAGTCCGGCCCTGAGGCGCTGAGCATCGGCATTACTGGAATCGGAACCGGCAACGGCCTTGCCTGCCTGACCTTCCAGGATTACTTTGACTGCACCCTGAAGCTGGTTCCCTTTGACTCTGCCGCCGACGCCATGGTGGCTGTTGTCAACGGCCAGGTGGATATGACCATTAACTCCGCCGTTTCCGCCGCTGGCCAGGTTGAGGCCGGTGAGCTGAAGATCATCGGCGTGACCGCCAACGAGAAGTCTCCCACGATGCCTGAAGTGCCTGCTTTGGGCGAGGTGTTTGACGAGGCCGCTGAAATGGCCGTGTACTCTTGGATCACCATTGCTGCTCCTGCCGGGACTCCCGATGAGGTTGTGACCTATTTGAATGAGCTGCTGAACACCGCCTGCAAATCCGATGAGTATGCCGCCGCGGTGGAAGGGTTCTATATGACTCCCCAGCCTCTGGATACCATTGACGAGATGATCGATTACTGGAAGACCCAGTATGAATACTATGTGTATGCCCTGGGCGATCAGGCCGCGGGCTAA
- a CDS encoding fructose-6-phosphate aldolase (similar to novel fructose-6-phosphate aldolase from Escherichia coli; enzyme from Methanocaldococcus janaschii shows transaldolase activity), whose protein sequence is MKFFLDTANLDEIQQAFELGIMDGVTTNPALLSKQSGSYKEGVQNIVSLTGGAIVFAEVLATQPAEMIREAKEISSWGPQMIVKLPMTPAGIQACAALSKDGINCAITLVYSEPQAIVAAKAGAKYIAPFIARANEVGMDGTKTISKIAQSYNSHNIPTEILAASVRNGYDAAKALRCGATSVTLPYGVLMGMMKNPVTDMTLNSFLDLWSNKNAGGVF, encoded by the coding sequence ATGAAATTCTTTTTGGACACCGCGAATCTGGACGAGATTCAACAGGCTTTTGAGCTGGGCATTATGGATGGTGTGACGACCAATCCGGCGCTGCTGTCCAAGCAGTCTGGCTCTTACAAGGAAGGCGTTCAAAATATCGTCTCTCTGACGGGCGGGGCCATTGTTTTTGCGGAGGTGCTGGCCACGCAGCCCGCTGAGATGATCCGGGAAGCGAAGGAGATTTCCTCCTGGGGCCCCCAGATGATTGTCAAGCTGCCGATGACGCCCGCGGGCATTCAGGCTTGCGCCGCCTTGTCCAAAGACGGCATCAACTGCGCCATTACTCTGGTTTATTCCGAGCCCCAGGCCATTGTTGCCGCTAAGGCCGGCGCCAAGTACATTGCGCCCTTCATCGCCCGCGCCAACGAGGTGGGTATGGACGGAACCAAAACGATTTCCAAGATTGCCCAATCGTATAATTCCCACAATATTCCAACGGAAATTCTGGCGGCTTCTGTGCGGAACGGGTACGATGCAGCCAAGGCGCTTCGCTGCGGCGCCACTTCCGTGACACTTCCGTACGGCGTCCTGATGGGCATGATGAAGAACCCTGTTACCGATATGACCCTCAACAGCTTTTTGGACCTTTGGAGCAATAAGAACGCCGGGGGCGTCTTTTAA
- a CDS encoding glycyl-radical enzyme activating protein, which produces MGVIFDIQRFCIHDGPGIRTTVFLKGCPLHCIWCSNPESQQAGPQLMFSKDRCMACGACVSVCPQHQPPSCETYQPDLCCLCGKCEAVCPKTAIVQKGRSLSAAELVEEVLKDRTVFQSTCGGVTFSGGEPFAQPEFLHECLTLCKQAGLDTCIETTCYAPWKAIAACAPYIDHFLCDVKNPRSDRHQEFTGVPCEMILENVSRLIATQADVTVRIPVIPGFNTDQESISAFITFFRACQPQQIELLPYHSFGEKKYELLRRSYPGAAIPGEQAQDCAQELQQALQAAGFSVCISG; this is translated from the coding sequence ATGGGGGTTATTTTTGATATCCAGCGTTTCTGTATTCACGACGGCCCGGGTATTCGGACAACGGTATTCCTGAAGGGATGCCCTCTGCACTGTATCTGGTGCTCAAACCCGGAATCCCAGCAGGCGGGTCCGCAGCTGATGTTCAGCAAGGACCGCTGCATGGCCTGCGGCGCATGCGTCAGTGTTTGCCCGCAGCATCAGCCGCCCTCCTGCGAAACCTACCAGCCGGATCTGTGCTGCCTTTGCGGAAAGTGTGAAGCGGTCTGTCCCAAAACCGCCATTGTGCAAAAGGGCCGCAGCCTTTCTGCGGCAGAATTGGTGGAAGAGGTCCTCAAGGACCGCACGGTTTTCCAATCCACCTGCGGCGGCGTCACATTCTCCGGGGGAGAGCCCTTCGCGCAGCCGGAGTTTTTGCATGAGTGCCTCACCCTATGCAAGCAGGCGGGGTTGGATACCTGCATTGAGACCACGTGCTATGCGCCCTGGAAAGCCATTGCTGCTTGTGCCCCGTACATCGATCACTTTTTGTGCGATGTAAAAAATCCGCGCAGCGACCGGCATCAGGAATTCACTGGGGTTCCCTGTGAAATGATTTTGGAAAATGTGTCGCGCCTGATTGCGACACAGGCGGATGTCACAGTCCGGATTCCCGTGATTCCCGGCTTCAATACGGATCAGGAGAGCATATCCGCATTTATTACGTTTTTCCGCGCCTGCCAGCCCCAACAGATTGAGCTGCTTCCCTACCATTCCTTTGGAGAGAAAAAGTATGAACTGCTCCGGCGCTCATACCCAGGAGCTGCGATTCCGGGCGAACAGGCCCAGGATTGCGCGCAAGAACTCCAACAGGCACTGCAAGCGGCAGGATTCTCTGTTTGCATCAGCGGATGA
- a CDS encoding formate C-acetyltransferase/glycerol dehydratase family glycyl radical enzyme produces the protein MIGCLPESPTERVKQLKDEFLSLTPEMCCERAVIYTKVYQENESLPTVLKRAKALRKTLEEMSIFIQDGEVIVGHPASQPRSAEVFPEVNIEFMKEIDLFETREYNRLKVSPEVKATLLELEPYWQGKCPHDYLMQRRSEAIRQGFAMGLLSDPHEWSGFAHVAMDYRKLLTCGVEGMQAQIAAAKGSLKPEDPMYEDKLAFYQAEEEICQGMLAIARRYAALSREKALQERNPERRQELLTMAEVLDHVPAKPAATYQEALQTVWLMQVIPQIESNGFSITPGRFDQYCNSYLEKDLQAGTISLEYAQELTDLFFLKFCEILRVDSKGAAEVNAGYASGQNLVVGGVDADGNDATNLLSYVCLMANRHIRLNQPNFTVRLHENTPEEFLAKVVESIGSGNGMPQVLNDNCIIPSLVEHGIPLREARDYIPVGCDEISVHRHWARCNGGYINLAKLLEIAMNHGTDIKYGISLLELDKEQPATFEDFYQRYLHCLKVGEQLQIEESLLSDQIHREILPLPFVSLFLDDCVARGLDCTNGGAVYNTTGLVAVGTATVADSLYAIKRLVYDEKKMTLDSLTEILRSNFAGQEYLRQFIMNRFPKFGNDEDCVDRLAVGITDAFADELEKHRNGRGGAFWGALYSVSAQVGLGNVCSATPDGRLEGLPLSDGLTPMYGMDRSGPTAVLATLAKIHQKRFPNGIIVNQRMNGTLFKTPEGRRKMAQLLRAFVASGSFHWQFNIVDNRVLLAAQENPDEYRSLVVRVAGYSAIFVELSLKAQNSIIERYEADLA, from the coding sequence ATGATTGGTTGCTTACCTGAAAGCCCCACGGAACGTGTCAAACAGTTAAAGGATGAATTTCTCTCTTTAACTCCGGAGATGTGCTGTGAGCGCGCGGTCATTTATACAAAGGTCTATCAAGAAAATGAGTCTTTACCCACCGTTTTGAAACGGGCCAAGGCCCTGCGGAAGACCCTGGAGGAAATGAGCATCTTCATTCAGGACGGAGAGGTGATTGTAGGACATCCCGCCTCCCAGCCACGGTCTGCGGAAGTGTTTCCGGAAGTGAACATCGAGTTCATGAAGGAAATCGATTTGTTTGAAACGCGGGAATATAACCGTTTGAAGGTTTCCCCTGAGGTAAAGGCGACGCTCCTGGAGCTGGAGCCCTATTGGCAGGGGAAGTGCCCGCACGATTATCTGATGCAGCGGCGCAGCGAAGCCATCCGGCAGGGTTTTGCCATGGGGCTGCTCTCAGACCCCCACGAGTGGAGCGGATTTGCCCATGTCGCTATGGATTACCGCAAGCTTCTGACGTGCGGCGTGGAAGGAATGCAGGCCCAAATCGCGGCTGCGAAGGGTTCTCTGAAGCCGGAAGACCCGATGTATGAAGACAAGCTGGCCTTTTACCAGGCGGAGGAAGAGATCTGCCAGGGGATGCTGGCCATCGCCAGAAGATATGCCGCTTTGTCCAGAGAGAAGGCCCTGCAGGAGAGGAATCCGGAGCGCCGTCAGGAATTGCTGACGATGGCAGAGGTTCTGGATCATGTCCCTGCGAAACCTGCCGCCACTTACCAGGAGGCACTCCAGACCGTTTGGCTGATGCAGGTAATCCCCCAGATTGAATCCAATGGTTTTTCCATTACACCGGGCAGATTTGATCAATACTGCAATTCTTACCTGGAAAAGGATCTCCAAGCGGGGACCATCTCCCTGGAGTACGCACAGGAGCTGACGGACCTGTTTTTCCTGAAGTTCTGCGAAATTCTGCGGGTTGACAGCAAGGGAGCCGCGGAGGTAAATGCCGGTTATGCCTCCGGACAGAATTTGGTGGTAGGCGGCGTAGACGCCGACGGCAATGACGCCACCAATCTCCTGTCCTATGTATGCCTGATGGCCAATCGCCATATTCGTCTGAATCAGCCGAATTTTACAGTCCGGCTGCATGAAAACACACCGGAAGAGTTTCTGGCCAAAGTGGTTGAGAGCATCGGAAGCGGCAACGGAATGCCGCAGGTTTTGAATGACAACTGCATCATTCCCTCTTTGGTGGAACACGGCATCCCGCTGCGGGAGGCGCGGGATTACATACCGGTGGGCTGCGATGAAATCAGTGTGCACCGGCACTGGGCCAGGTGCAACGGCGGGTATATCAACCTTGCCAAGCTGCTGGAAATCGCCATGAATCACGGAACGGATATTAAATACGGAATTTCTCTTCTGGAGCTGGATAAGGAACAGCCCGCCACCTTTGAGGATTTCTATCAGCGCTATCTGCATTGCCTCAAAGTGGGGGAGCAGCTTCAGATTGAAGAGTCCCTCCTAAGCGACCAGATCCACCGGGAGATTCTGCCGCTTCCCTTTGTCAGCCTCTTCTTGGATGACTGCGTCGCCAGAGGTTTGGATTGTACCAACGGAGGCGCCGTGTACAACACCACCGGCCTTGTGGCTGTGGGAACCGCCACGGTTGCGGATTCTTTGTATGCCATCAAGCGGCTCGTTTACGATGAAAAGAAGATGACGTTGGATTCACTGACCGAGATTTTGCGCAGCAATTTCGCGGGTCAGGAATATCTGCGGCAGTTCATTATGAACCGCTTCCCCAAATTCGGAAATGACGAAGACTGCGTGGATCGTCTGGCTGTCGGGATCACGGATGCATTTGCGGATGAATTGGAGAAACACCGCAACGGCCGGGGCGGGGCGTTCTGGGGAGCGCTGTACTCCGTAAGCGCGCAGGTGGGCCTTGGCAATGTCTGCAGCGCTACCCCGGATGGCCGGCTGGAGGGGTTGCCGCTGTCTGACGGCCTCACCCCCATGTATGGAATGGACCGCAGCGGACCGACGGCTGTCCTGGCGACGCTTGCCAAGATCCATCAAAAGCGGTTCCCCAATGGCATCATTGTCAACCAGCGGATGAACGGCACCCTGTTTAAGACGCCGGAAGGGCGGCGGAAAATGGCACAGCTGCTGCGGGCGTTTGTGGCCTCCGGGTCTTTCCACTGGCAGTTCAATATTGTAGACAACCGCGTTTTGCTGGCCGCGCAGGAAAATCCCGATGAATATCGGAGCTTGGTCGTCCGGGTTGCTGGATACAGCGCCATTTTTGTGGAACTGTCCCTCAAAGCCCAAAATTCGATTATCGAGCGTTACGAAGCGGATCTGGCATAA
- a CDS encoding 2-oxo acid dehydrogenase subunit E2, translating into MATAVIMPRQGQSVESCLFGEWKKAVGDPVEIGDVLFSYETDKATFEEEAKTAGILLATLCEPGDDIPCLDTVAVIGEQGEDISAFLNKKEADSSQAQNSPAPPPATPASAATPERQSAASSITGISPRARATAERIHVDPAAAVPTGPHGRILERDILMAPRTGSCEPEPVQTAAEVPSAGYRDEPLPNIRKLIASSMQKSLSTSAQLTHHTSFDASEIIAYRKKLKGAQETLGLPSITYNDMVLFAVSRVLKNHPALNAHFLGDKIRYFDHVHLGMAVDTPRGLIVPTIFNADCKSLSEIAKESKELAAAAQSGSINPDLLTGASFTVSNLGTLDIEMFTPIINPPQTGILGVDCITDRVRVVDGQITAYPAMGLSLTYDHRALDGAPASRFLKELKTVLEQFTELLAK; encoded by the coding sequence ATGGCGACAGCAGTCATTATGCCAAGGCAAGGGCAGTCCGTAGAGAGCTGTCTGTTTGGCGAATGGAAAAAGGCAGTTGGTGATCCCGTCGAAATCGGGGACGTATTGTTCTCTTACGAGACGGACAAGGCCACCTTTGAGGAAGAAGCAAAAACAGCGGGCATTCTCCTGGCAACGCTGTGCGAACCCGGAGATGATATTCCCTGCTTGGATACCGTCGCGGTAATCGGCGAGCAGGGGGAAGATATCTCCGCATTTTTAAACAAAAAAGAAGCGGATTCTTCGCAAGCGCAAAATTCCCCTGCCCCCCCGCCGGCAACGCCTGCCTCCGCAGCCACGCCCGAACGCCAATCGGCCGCCTCTTCCATAACCGGTATTTCTCCCCGCGCGCGGGCAACCGCAGAGAGGATTCACGTAGATCCCGCCGCGGCCGTACCCACCGGGCCCCACGGAAGGATTTTGGAGCGCGATATCCTGATGGCGCCCCGCACTGGCTCCTGTGAGCCGGAGCCCGTCCAAACGGCCGCGGAAGTTCCTTCCGCAGGTTACCGCGATGAGCCCCTGCCCAACATCCGCAAGCTGATTGCCTCATCCATGCAGAAATCGCTTAGCACATCGGCTCAGCTGACGCATCACACATCTTTTGATGCCAGTGAGATCATTGCGTACCGCAAGAAGCTCAAGGGTGCGCAGGAAACGCTGGGCCTGCCGTCTATTACATACAATGATATGGTCCTTTTTGCGGTTTCCCGGGTTCTGAAAAATCATCCCGCGCTCAACGCCCACTTCCTGGGGGACAAAATCCGGTATTTCGACCACGTGCACCTGGGCATGGCGGTGGACACGCCCCGCGGCCTGATCGTGCCCACGATTTTTAATGCCGACTGCAAATCTCTCAGCGAAATCGCAAAAGAGAGCAAGGAGCTGGCCGCGGCAGCGCAGAGCGGCTCCATCAATCCCGACCTCCTCACAGGCGCCAGCTTCACGGTGTCCAATTTGGGGACCCTGGATATCGAGATGTTCACGCCGATCATCAACCCGCCGCAAACGGGGATTTTGGGCGTGGACTGCATCACAGACCGCGTCCGGGTTGTGGACGGCCAGATTACCGCGTATCCGGCCATGGGATTGTCTCTGACATATGACCACCGTGCTCTGGACGGCGCTCCTGCGTCTCGTTTCCTCAAGGAGCTGAAGACGGTCCTGGAGCAGTTCACAGAGCTGCTGGCAAAATAA
- the lpdA gene encoding dihydrolipoyl dehydrogenase → MDVYYDLIVLGGGPGGYLAAERAGQAGLKTLCIEDQHMGGTCLNEGCIPTKAMLHSAKLYAHAVGSACYGVSAEHVQVDHSAVIERKERVIQTLVSGVRSAMKACKVEVVSGRGVITGAVPEGYEVQVDQSRFTAKNLIIATGSVSVSPPIEGLQESLASGFAVTNRELLSTKQAPKRLVVVGGGVIGLEMASYYQMTGSDVTVVEMLDHIAGPCDKDLVQLLQKNYVRDGMKFELNARVNAIKDGKVVCQRGEETFELETDLVLVALGRRPNSSGIGLENIGVFVEHGAVRTDNQMRTNLPGVYAVGDVNGKYMLAHTAYREAEVAVHTILGEKDTMSYRAIPSVLYTVPELSSVGLTEEEAKAQGLDVAVVKIPMAYSGRYVAENEKGDGIFKLVIDRKLRTIVGAQAFANYSSEFIAIIGVFIELAVPIDLVKKQVFPHPTVAEIIREAACQFN, encoded by the coding sequence ATAGACGTGTATTACGATCTAATCGTGCTGGGCGGCGGCCCAGGCGGATATTTGGCGGCGGAGAGAGCCGGGCAAGCCGGGTTAAAAACCCTTTGCATCGAGGATCAGCACATGGGCGGCACCTGCCTCAACGAGGGCTGCATTCCCACCAAGGCCATGCTGCACAGCGCAAAGTTATATGCCCACGCGGTGGGCAGCGCCTGTTACGGCGTCTCCGCCGAACACGTTCAGGTGGACCACAGCGCCGTCATTGAGCGCAAGGAGCGGGTGATCCAGACCCTGGTCAGCGGAGTGCGCTCCGCGATGAAAGCCTGCAAAGTGGAAGTGGTGTCCGGTCGCGGCGTAATTACAGGCGCCGTTCCGGAAGGGTACGAAGTTCAAGTCGATCAGAGCCGGTTCACCGCCAAGAACTTGATCATTGCCACAGGCTCTGTCAGCGTATCTCCCCCCATCGAAGGGCTGCAGGAGTCTTTGGCGTCCGGATTTGCCGTTACGAACCGGGAACTGCTCTCGACCAAGCAAGCGCCGAAGCGGCTGGTGGTGGTAGGCGGAGGCGTCATCGGCCTGGAGATGGCCTCCTACTACCAGATGACAGGCAGCGACGTCACGGTGGTGGAAATGCTGGATCATATTGCCGGTCCCTGCGACAAGGATCTGGTCCAGCTGCTGCAGAAGAACTACGTCCGGGACGGCATGAAATTCGAGCTGAATGCCCGCGTCAACGCCATCAAAGATGGAAAAGTCGTATGTCAGCGCGGGGAAGAGACCTTTGAATTGGAGACCGACTTGGTTTTGGTGGCTCTGGGACGGCGGCCAAACAGCTCCGGTATCGGGCTGGAAAATATCGGCGTCTTTGTGGAACACGGTGCCGTGCGGACGGACAACCAAATGCGCACCAATCTCCCGGGCGTCTATGCCGTGGGCGATGTAAACGGAAAATATATGCTTGCCCACACCGCCTATCGGGAAGCAGAAGTCGCCGTCCACACCATCTTGGGCGAAAAGGACACCATGAGTTACCGGGCCATCCCCAGCGTTCTCTACACAGTCCCCGAGCTCTCCAGCGTGGGTCTGACCGAAGAAGAAGCAAAGGCGCAGGGCCTGGATGTGGCGGTTGTCAAAATCCCCATGGCATACAGCGGCCGCTATGTGGCGGAGAACGAAAAGGGAGACGGCATTTTTAAGCTGGTAATTGACCGGAAACTGCGTACAATCGTAGGCGCGCAGGCTTTCGCCAATTATTCCTCCGAATTCATCGCAATCATCGGCGTGTTTATTGAGTTGGCTGTTCCAATAGACTTGGTGAAAAAGCAGGTTTTCCCGCATCCCACTGTAGCAGAGATCATCCGAGAAGCCGCTTGTCAGTTTAATTAA
- a CDS encoding dehydrogenase — protein sequence MSKQILIDPRVLRASGTIHFDDIPVNQYKKEVKDEVGNFTKSQFMNIYRDMCYIREFETMLNLIKTTSEYQGVAYTHPGPAHLGIGQEAAYVGQAFCLNEDDFSFGSHRSHGEILARGLHAVETMDAGKLDKIMTTFAGGRIRNVVDDGKKDLRTLGRDFLLYGMICETFGRKNGFNSGLGGSMHAFFTPFGIYPNNAIVGGSGSIAPGAALYKLSNKKPGIVVCNIGDAATACGPVWEGMVFSSMDQYRTLWGKDGGGMPIIFNIWNNSYGMGGQTNGETMGYQMPARIGAALNPLQMHAERVDGYNPLAVIDAYRRKKEVAKKDGPVLLEVVTYRISGHSPSDSSSYRTKEEIALWEAEDSIKEYGRQLIDAGICAQKDLDAIWEMVRADMLRNMKLGIDETISPRLDVFGTERNAIGDLMFSNQHIRSMDTTRPADVTLPYEEGPRAIAFAKKERKGLDADGKPVSKNKVFQMRDAIAEPMLKKFYEDPTMVLFGEDVRDWGGSYAVTRGFTEAIPYHRFFNTAIAEAGIVGAAIGYAMSGGRAVAEIMYCDFLGRAGDELFNQLSKWQSMSAGELKMPVIVRMSVGSKYGAQHSQDWSALCAHIPGLKVVFPATPYDAKGMMQSALNGTDPVIFLESQRIYDIGEQFHPEGVPEEEYEIPLGEPDVKRVGSDVTILSIGATLYRAMDAAKILQEQYGVSAEVIDARSLVPFDYDPVIASIHKTGRIVITGDACERNSFMRNLASNIAELAFDDLDAPPVVVGSKNWITPAHELEKAFFPQPEWIVDAIHQRILPLPGHVCTRNFTELEQIRENRLGI from the coding sequence ATGTCCAAGCAAATTCTGATTGATCCTCGCGTTCTGCGCGCTTCCGGGACAATTCATTTTGACGATATTCCAGTCAACCAGTACAAAAAAGAAGTAAAGGACGAAGTTGGGAATTTTACCAAGAGCCAGTTTATGAACATCTACCGGGACATGTGCTACATCCGGGAGTTCGAAACCATGCTCAACCTGATCAAGACCACCAGCGAGTATCAGGGTGTCGCCTATACGCACCCGGGCCCCGCGCACCTGGGAATCGGTCAGGAAGCCGCCTACGTCGGCCAGGCTTTCTGCCTCAATGAAGATGACTTCAGCTTCGGCTCTCACCGCAGCCACGGCGAAATTCTCGCCAGAGGACTCCACGCGGTAGAGACCATGGACGCGGGCAAACTGGACAAAATCATGACCACCTTCGCCGGCGGAAGAATCCGCAACGTGGTGGATGACGGAAAGAAGGACCTGCGCACTTTGGGCCGGGACTTCCTGCTCTACGGCATGATCTGTGAGACCTTCGGCCGTAAAAACGGCTTCAACAGCGGCCTGGGCGGCAGCATGCACGCCTTCTTCACCCCCTTCGGCATCTACCCCAACAACGCCATCGTGGGCGGCTCCGGCTCCATTGCCCCGGGCGCGGCCCTGTACAAGCTGAGCAACAAAAAGCCCGGCATCGTGGTCTGCAACATCGGCGACGCGGCCACGGCCTGCGGCCCCGTCTGGGAGGGCATGGTATTCAGCAGCATGGACCAGTACCGCACCCTGTGGGGCAAGGACGGCGGCGGCATGCCCATCATCTTCAACATCTGGAACAACAGCTACGGCATGGGCGGCCAGACCAACGGCGAAACCATGGGCTATCAAATGCCCGCCCGGATCGGCGCGGCGCTCAATCCCCTGCAGATGCACGCTGAGCGGGTGGACGGCTACAATCCCCTGGCCGTCATCGACGCGTACCGCCGCAAAAAGGAAGTCGCCAAGAAGGACGGCCCCGTCCTCCTGGAGGTGGTCACCTACCGCATCTCCGGCCACTCCCCCTCCGACTCCAGCAGCTACCGCACCAAAGAGGAAATCGCCCTCTGGGAGGCCGAGGACTCCATCAAGGAATACGGCCGGCAGCTGATCGACGCCGGTATCTGCGCGCAGAAAGACCTGGATGCCATTTGGGAGATGGTGCGGGCCGACATGCTGCGCAATATGAAACTGGGTATCGACGAGACCATCTCTCCCAGGCTGGATGTATTTGGAACGGAGCGCAACGCCATTGGCGATCTGATGTTCTCCAACCAGCACATCCGCAGCATGGACACCACCCGTCCCGCTGACGTCACCCTCCCCTATGAAGAGGGCCCCCGGGCCATTGCCTTTGCCAAAAAAGAGCGGAAGGGCCTGGACGCGGACGGCAAGCCCGTCTCCAAGAACAAGGTCTTTCAGATGCGCGACGCCATTGCCGAGCCCATGCTCAAGAAATTCTACGAGGACCCCACCATGGTCCTCTTCGGAGAGGATGTGCGGGACTGGGGCGGTTCCTATGCCGTGACCCGCGGCTTCACGGAGGCCATCCCCTACCACCGCTTCTTCAACACCGCCATCGCGGAAGCGGGCATTGTGGGCGCCGCTATCGGCTACGCCATGAGCGGCGGCCGGGCCGTTGCCGAGATCATGTACTGCGACTTCCTGGGGCGGGCCGGCGATGAGCTGTTCAATCAGCTCTCCAAATGGCAGAGCATGAGCGCGGGAGAACTGAAAATGCCCGTCATCGTGCGCATGAGCGTGGGGTCCAAATACGGCGCCCAGCACTCCCAGGACTGGTCCGCGCTGTGCGCCCACATCCCGGGGCTGAAGGTGGTGTTCCCGGCAACACCGTATGATGCCAAGGGCATGATGCAATCCGCCCTGAACGGCACCGACCCGGTCATCTTCCTGGAGAGCCAGCGGATTTACGACATTGGGGAGCAGTTCCATCCGGAGGGCGTGCCTGAGGAGGAGTACGAGATCCCCCTGGGCGAGCCGGACGTGAAGCGGGTCGGCTCTGATGTCACGATCCTCTCCATCGGCGCCACCCTCTACCGGGCCATGGACGCCGCCAAAATCCTCCAGGAGCAGTACGGGGTCTCCGCCGAGGTCATCGACGCCCGCTCCCTGGTTCCCTTTGACTATGATCCCGTCATCGCCTCCATCCATAAGACCGGCCGAATCGTAATTACGGGAGACGCCTGCGAGCGGAATTCCTTCATGCGGAACTTGGCCTCCAACATCGCGGAACTGGCCTTTGATGATCTGGACGCGCCGCCCGTGGTGGTCGGCTCCAAAAACTGGATTACGCCGGCCCACGAACTGGAAAAGGCGTTCTTCCCCCAGCCCGAGTGGATTGTCGATGCGATCCACCAGCGGATTCTGCCGCTGCCCGGCCATGTCTGCACCCGCAACTTCACGGAACTGGAGCAGATCCGGGAGAACCGTCTGGGCATCTAA